Proteins from a genomic interval of Polaribacter sp. Q13:
- a CDS encoding cold-shock protein: MNKGTVKFFNESKGFGFITEEGSNKEHFVHVSGLIDEIRENDEVEFDLQDGKKGLNAVNVRVL, encoded by the coding sequence ATGAATAAAGGTACCGTAAAATTTTTCAATGAATCTAAAGGATTTGGATTTATCACTGAAGAAGGATCAAACAAAGAACATTTTGTACATGTGTCTGGATTAATTGACGAAATTCGTGAAAACGATGAAGTTGAATTTGACTTACAAGATGGAAAAAAAGGATTAAACGCAGTAAACGTAAGAGTATTATAA
- a CDS encoding YwbE family protein, with amino-acid sequence MIDGRQRKNVKIGLFVEIVQKPHQRSGELTEGVIAKILTKSQNHPYGIKVQLESGLVGRIKNIIE; translated from the coding sequence ATGATTGACGGTAGACAACGAAAAAATGTTAAGATTGGGTTATTTGTAGAAATTGTACAAAAACCACATCAAAGAAGTGGGGAGTTAACAGAAGGCGTAATTGCAAAAATTCTAACTAAATCTCAAAACCATCCGTATGGAATTAAAGTTCAGTTAGAATCTGGTTTGGTGGGTAGAATTAAAAATATTATTGAATAA
- the mnmA gene encoding tRNA 2-thiouridine(34) synthase MnmA, producing the protein MKRVVVGLSGGVDSSVTAHLLKEQGFDVIGLFMKNWHDDSVTISNECPWLEDSNDAMIVAEKLGIPFQVVDLSNLYKERIVDYMFDEYSKGRTPNPDVLCNREIKFDAFMDIALKLGADYVATGHYCRKGEEIIDGKPVCKLLAGKDNNKDQSYFLCQLSQEQLTKALFPIGELTKPEVRKIAKEADLITAEKKDSQGLCFIGKVRLPEFLQQKLQPKEGVIVTIPTDFEQYTKQAPSFENKEKELKYYATKFTYNKEDGKVVGKHQGAHYFTKGQRKGLNVGGTKEGLYVIETDVVENVIYTGEGKNHPGLYRNVLFVSNEEIHWIRKDLTLKPGENMQVAARIRYRQPLENATLYKVETGLYVAFENQQSAIQEGQFVAWYKEDELLGSGVIS; encoded by the coding sequence ATGAAACGAGTAGTTGTTGGTCTTTCTGGTGGTGTAGATTCTAGTGTTACTGCACATTTATTAAAAGAACAAGGTTTTGATGTTATAGGACTTTTTATGAAAAATTGGCATGATGATTCTGTCACTATTTCTAATGAATGTCCTTGGTTAGAAGATTCTAATGATGCAATGATTGTTGCAGAAAAGCTAGGAATCCCTTTTCAAGTGGTAGATTTAAGTAACCTATACAAAGAACGTATTGTAGATTATATGTTCGATGAATATTCTAAAGGTAGAACGCCAAATCCGGATGTACTTTGTAACCGAGAAATAAAGTTTGATGCTTTTATGGACATTGCTTTAAAATTGGGTGCAGATTATGTGGCTACCGGTCATTATTGTAGAAAAGGAGAAGAGATTATCGATGGGAAACCAGTTTGTAAATTATTAGCAGGTAAGGATAATAATAAAGATCAGTCTTATTTTTTATGTCAATTATCTCAAGAACAATTAACAAAAGCATTATTCCCGATTGGTGAATTAACAAAACCAGAAGTAAGAAAAATTGCCAAAGAAGCAGATTTAATTACCGCAGAGAAGAAAGATTCTCAGGGTTTATGTTTTATTGGTAAAGTTCGTTTACCAGAGTTTTTACAACAAAAATTGCAACCTAAAGAAGGTGTAATTGTTACCATTCCAACGGATTTTGAGCAGTACACAAAACAAGCTCCTTCTTTTGAAAATAAAGAAAAGGAGTTAAAATATTATGCTACTAAATTTACTTACAATAAAGAAGATGGTAAAGTGGTTGGTAAACATCAAGGAGCACATTATTTTACGAAAGGACAACGTAAAGGCTTAAATGTTGGTGGCACAAAAGAAGGTTTATATGTAATTGAAACGGATGTTGTAGAAAATGTAATTTATACAGGAGAAGGTAAAAATCATCCAGGATTATATAGAAATGTGTTATTTGTTTCTAATGAAGAAATACATTGGATTCGTAAAGATTTAACACTAAAACCTGGTGAAAATATGCAAGTAGCTGCTAGAATTAGATACAGACAACCTTTAGAAAATGCTACTTTATATAAAGTAGAAACAGGTTTGTATGTTGCGTTCGAAAACCAACAATCTGCCATACAAGAAGGGCAATTTGTAGCTTGGTATAAAGAAGACGAATTATTAGGTTCTGGAGTTATCTCTTAA
- a CDS encoding adenylosuccinate lyase, whose amino-acid sequence MENPKRENRQRVANIVLENQNLFKELISITFDIENKVSIKAAWVLEWICTHHHLEWILPHLDAFTSKIASLKFDSAIRPCAKICEHLATAYYAKNENEIKKKLSHLQIEAIIETGFDWLITPQKIAVRAYTMNTLYFFGLEKKWIHPELKYLIETKIIHESKGCKARGKFILSLIAKRT is encoded by the coding sequence ATGGAAAACCCTAAAAGGGAAAACCGACAAAGAGTTGCGAATATTGTATTGGAAAATCAAAATTTATTTAAAGAATTGATTTCTATTACTTTTGATATTGAAAATAAAGTTTCTATAAAAGCAGCTTGGGTTTTAGAATGGATATGTACGCATCATCATTTAGAGTGGATTTTACCACATTTAGATGCGTTTACTTCAAAAATAGCATCTCTAAAATTTGATAGTGCTATTAGACCTTGTGCCAAAATTTGCGAACATTTAGCGACTGCTTATTATGCAAAAAATGAAAATGAAATCAAAAAAAAACTTTCCCATCTGCAAATAGAAGCCATAATAGAAACAGGTTTCGATTGGCTCATTACACCACAAAAAATTGCGGTAAGAGCCTATACTATGAATACGTTGTACTTCTTTGGCTTAGAAAAAAAATGGATTCACCCAGAATTAAAATATTTAATTGAAACTAAAATTATTCACGAAAGTAAAGGCTGTAAAGCACGTGGAAAATTTATTTTAAGTTTGATAGCTAAACGAACTTAA
- the mtaB gene encoding tRNA (N(6)-L-threonylcarbamoyladenosine(37)-C(2))-methylthiotransferase MtaB, protein MNAEKKVAFYTLGCKLNFSETSTIARNFVSEGFERVDFEEKADVYVINTCSVTDNADKRFKTIVKNALKKNDDAFLIAVGCYAQLKPEELAAVDGVDLVLGATEKFNVTSYINDLTKNNIGEVHSCEISDADFYVGSYSIGDRTRAFLKVQDGCDYKCTYCTIPLARGISRSDTLENVIENAKEISSKGIKEIVLTGVNIGDYGKGEFGNKKHEHTFLELVKELDKVEGIHRLRISSIEPNLLKDETIDFVSKSNSFVPHFHIPLQSGSDELLRKMKRRYLTNTYTNRVSKIKEVMPNACIGVDVIVGFPGETDELFLDTYNYLNEMDISYLHVFTYSERPNTEAVLLDGVIPKKVRAKRSKMLRGLSAKKRRAFYESQLGNTLTVLFENENKEGFINGFTENYVKVKTPWNPELVNTLHTITLTKIDEDGLVRFNFDKNKITA, encoded by the coding sequence ATGAATGCAGAAAAAAAAGTTGCCTTTTACACTTTAGGATGCAAATTAAATTTTTCGGAAACATCTACAATTGCTCGTAATTTTGTGAGTGAAGGTTTTGAACGTGTAGATTTTGAAGAAAAAGCAGATGTTTATGTTATAAACACCTGTTCCGTTACAGATAATGCCGATAAACGCTTTAAAACCATTGTAAAAAATGCTTTAAAGAAAAATGATGATGCCTTTTTAATTGCTGTTGGTTGTTATGCGCAATTAAAACCAGAGGAACTAGCTGCAGTAGATGGTGTAGATTTAGTTTTAGGAGCAACAGAAAAATTTAATGTTACAAGTTATATAAACGACTTAACTAAAAATAATATTGGTGAAGTTCACTCTTGTGAAATTTCTGATGCAGATTTTTATGTGGGCTCTTATTCCATAGGAGATAGAACTCGAGCCTTTTTAAAAGTGCAAGATGGTTGCGATTATAAATGTACGTATTGTACAATACCTTTAGCTCGTGGAATTTCTAGAAGTGATACTTTAGAAAATGTGATTGAAAATGCCAAAGAAATATCATCTAAAGGAATTAAAGAAATCGTTTTAACTGGCGTTAATATTGGTGATTATGGTAAAGGTGAATTTGGTAATAAAAAGCACGAACATACTTTCTTAGAATTAGTAAAAGAATTAGATAAAGTTGAGGGCATTCATCGTTTACGAATTTCATCAATAGAACCTAATTTATTAAAAGATGAAACCATTGATTTTGTATCAAAATCAAATTCCTTTGTACCTCATTTTCACATACCTCTACAATCTGGTAGTGATGAATTACTAAGGAAAATGAAACGTAGGTATTTAACCAATACGTATACAAATAGAGTTTCTAAAATTAAAGAAGTAATGCCTAATGCTTGTATTGGTGTAGATGTTATTGTAGGTTTTCCTGGTGAAACGGATGAACTCTTTTTAGACACCTACAACTATTTAAATGAAATGGATATTTCATATTTACATGTTTTTACATATTCGGAAAGGCCTAACACAGAAGCTGTTCTTTTAGACGGTGTTATACCTAAAAAAGTACGTGCAAAGCGTAGTAAAATGTTACGTGGTTTATCTGCTAAAAAAAGGCGTGCTTTTTATGAAAGTCAATTAGGAAATACATTAACTGTTTTGTTTGAAAACGAAAATAAAGAAGGTTTTATAAACGGTTTTACAGAAAATTACGTTAAAGTTAAAACACCTTGGAATCCGGAGTTAGTGAATACATTACACACTATAACACTTACCAAAATTGATGAAGATGGTCTTGTAAGATTTAATTTTGATAAAAATAAAATTACAGCGTAA
- the purB gene encoding adenylosuccinate lyase → MNLTKLNAISPIDGRYRDKISKLADYFSEEALIKYRVRVEIEYFIALCEIPLPQLANFNTDLFGDLRKIYIDFTAEDAQKIKDIESITNHDVKAVEYFIKEKFDALGLQAHKEFIHFGLTSQDINNTAIPLSIKEAMNDVYVPQYFELLERLQELVIEWKDISMLARTHGQPASPTRLGKEIDVYVVRLKEQFNLLNDIPSAAKFGGATGNYNAHKVAYPTIDWKEFGSTFVQEKLGLHHSFPTTQIEHYDHLAALFDTLKRINTIVLDLDRDFWTYVSMEYFKQKIKAGEVGSSAMPHKVNPIDFENSEGNLGLANAIFEHLSAKLPVSRLQRDLTDSTVLRNVGVPFGHTIIAFTSTLKGLNKLLLNKQKFEDDLENNWAVVAEAIQTILRREAYPNPYEALKGLTRTNAKINQKSIADFIDTLEVSSEIKEELKAITPANYTGI, encoded by the coding sequence ATGAACTTAACTAAATTAAATGCCATCTCTCCTATTGATGGACGTTATAGAGATAAAATATCAAAATTAGCAGACTATTTTTCTGAAGAAGCTTTAATAAAATACAGAGTTCGTGTAGAAATTGAATATTTTATTGCTTTGTGCGAAATTCCTTTACCACAATTAGCAAACTTTAATACCGATTTATTTGGTGATTTACGTAAAATTTATATCGATTTTACTGCAGAAGATGCTCAGAAAATAAAAGATATAGAAAGCATTACCAATCATGATGTAAAAGCTGTTGAGTATTTTATCAAAGAAAAATTTGATGCATTAGGTTTACAAGCACATAAAGAATTTATCCATTTTGGTTTAACTTCTCAAGACATAAACAATACTGCAATTCCGCTTTCTATAAAAGAAGCAATGAATGATGTTTATGTTCCTCAATATTTTGAGCTTTTAGAAAGATTACAAGAACTAGTTATTGAGTGGAAAGACATTTCTATGTTGGCAAGAACGCATGGTCAGCCAGCATCTCCTACAAGGTTAGGTAAAGAAATAGATGTTTATGTAGTTCGTTTAAAAGAGCAATTTAACTTATTAAATGACATACCAAGTGCTGCTAAATTTGGTGGTGCAACAGGTAATTATAACGCTCATAAAGTGGCTTATCCAACCATAGATTGGAAGGAATTTGGAAGTACTTTTGTACAAGAAAAATTAGGATTACATCACTCTTTTCCTACAACTCAAATAGAACATTACGATCATTTAGCTGCTTTGTTTGATACGCTAAAACGTATAAATACTATTGTTTTAGATTTAGATAGAGATTTCTGGACATACGTTTCTATGGAGTACTTTAAACAAAAAATTAAGGCCGGTGAGGTTGGTTCTTCAGCAATGCCACATAAAGTAAATCCTATTGATTTTGAAAACTCTGAAGGAAATTTAGGATTGGCAAATGCAATTTTCGAACACCTATCTGCAAAATTACCAGTTTCTCGTTTGCAACGTGATTTAACAGACAGTACGGTTTTACGTAATGTTGGTGTGCCTTTTGGGCATACAATTATCGCTTTTACATCTACCTTAAAAGGATTGAACAAATTGTTACTAAACAAGCAAAAATTTGAGGATGATTTAGAAAATAATTGGGCAGTTGTTGCAGAAGCTATTCAAACTATTTTAAGAAGAGAAGCATACCCTAACCCTTATGAAGCCTTAAAAGGGTTGACAAGAACAAATGCTAAAATCAACCAAAAATCTATTGCAGATTTTATTGACACTTTAGAAGTTTCGTCAGAAATTAAAGAAGAATTAAAAGCAATTACACCTGCAAACTATACAGGAATATAA
- a CDS encoding lytic transglycosylase domain-containing protein: MNKSFRFLSLFCVLIVAFLFYNAINKNETDPKTSTSKTYKIKALKLPANLNLAGERVPVEIPDVKERMERELLVNTYWQSNGLLLIKRANKYFPILEPLLKKYGLPDDFKFLALAESAFIDETSNVGAAGMWHFMKATGKEYGLEINSNVDERYDIEKSTRVAAEYLIKSKERFNSWTLAAAAYNAGNYGVSKRLETQEVDNYYDAKLPDETERYVLRIIALKEVISNPRKYGFVFENEDLYTLAATRTIKVDTAISNITHFAKKFGMNYKEFKIYNPWLRENKLNNKSRKVYEIKIPVN, translated from the coding sequence ATGAATAAATCCTTCCGTTTCCTTTCGCTATTTTGCGTACTAATAGTAGCTTTCTTGTTTTATAACGCTATTAATAAAAATGAAACTGACCCTAAAACTAGTACATCTAAAACTTATAAAATAAAAGCTTTAAAACTTCCTGCAAATTTAAATCTTGCCGGAGAAAGAGTTCCTGTAGAAATACCAGATGTTAAAGAAAGAATGGAAAGAGAATTATTAGTAAATACCTATTGGCAATCTAATGGGTTGTTACTTATAAAAAGAGCTAATAAATACTTTCCTATTTTAGAGCCTTTACTTAAAAAATATGGTTTGCCAGACGATTTTAAATTTTTAGCCTTGGCAGAAAGTGCTTTTATAGATGAAACCTCTAATGTAGGTGCTGCAGGTATGTGGCATTTTATGAAGGCTACAGGAAAAGAATATGGTTTAGAAATAAATAGTAACGTAGATGAACGTTATGATATTGAAAAATCTACAAGAGTTGCTGCAGAATATTTAATAAAATCTAAAGAACGTTTTAACTCTTGGACCTTAGCTGCTGCTGCTTACAATGCAGGAAATTATGGAGTTAGTAAACGACTAGAAACCCAAGAAGTAGATAATTATTATGATGCTAAACTACCTGATGAGACAGAAAGATATGTTTTAAGAATTATTGCGCTAAAAGAAGTAATTTCTAACCCTAGAAAATATGGATTTGTTTTTGAAAATGAAGACTTATATACCTTGGCAGCAACTAGAACTATAAAAGTTGACACCGCAATTTCTAATATTACTCATTTTGCTAAAAAATTCGGAATGAATTATAAAGAATTTAAAATATACAATCCTTGGCTAAGAGAGAACAAACTGAACAATAAGAGTAGAAAAGTATACGAAATTAAAATACCTGTAAATTAA
- a CDS encoding toxin-antitoxin system YwqK family antitoxin — translation MLNVKRLFFILLFFACFFTNETSNAQRINQFDQNKKRTGVWKKYYSNKRIRYVGEFKKGKEVGVFKFYDITSSKHPVIIKTFFTDSDSLYVQFFTLNGKIETEGVINGRKRVGNWKYFYSDGKIMSEENYKNGKLDGAQIIYYQDGQVTEFATYKNGLLDGVASKYSDKRVLIQEVTYKEGVLNGLAKYFELDGKLKETGNYKNGLRVGNWEYYMDGEVATEKELRKKNTFTRKKED, via the coding sequence ATGTTAAATGTAAAGAGACTATTTTTTATTTTACTCTTTTTTGCCTGTTTTTTCACTAATGAAACAAGCAATGCTCAGAGAATTAATCAATTTGATCAGAATAAAAAAAGAACAGGTGTCTGGAAAAAATATTATTCCAATAAGAGAATACGGTATGTAGGCGAATTTAAAAAAGGAAAAGAAGTTGGCGTTTTTAAGTTTTATGATATTACTAGCTCTAAACATCCTGTTATTATAAAGACGTTTTTTACAGACTCTGATTCTTTATATGTTCAATTTTTTACATTAAATGGTAAAATTGAAACAGAGGGAGTTATAAATGGTAGAAAACGTGTTGGAAATTGGAAATATTTTTATTCTGATGGCAAAATTATGTCGGAAGAAAATTATAAAAACGGTAAATTAGATGGAGCTCAAATAATTTATTATCAAGACGGCCAGGTTACAGAGTTTGCCACTTATAAAAATGGTTTGTTAGATGGTGTTGCTAGTAAATATTCTGATAAACGGGTTCTTATTCAGGAGGTTACTTATAAAGAAGGAGTGTTAAACGGATTGGCGAAATACTTTGAACTCGACGGAAAATTAAAAGAAACTGGAAATTATAAAAACGGATTAAGAGTTGGCAATTGGGAATATTATATGGATGGGGAAGTGGCAACAGAAAAAGAACTAAGAAAGAAAAATACTTTTACTCGTAAAAAGGAAGATTGA
- a CDS encoding S8 family serine peptidase: MKKLLLFLFLSTFIQITAQEDAWLFLKDKPSETSFLETPLTMLSQRALDRRSKLNISLDSKDVPVEEAYYSQLKNDVNIAVLGKSKWLNAIHIQGEISAINNLRSTYNFIDHIEFANKSLNLNGKSKGKKITPNHYNKLNETFIDFDYGATDNQIKMLNGDYLHQQGLTGEGQIIAIIDAGFPNVNTLDAFSRIRDNGQILGGYDFVERSTDFYTGDSHGTNVLSTIGGYIENEFVGAAPDASFYLFRTENGAVEVPLEETLWVEAAERADSIGVDVINTSLGYTTFDNPNYNYSYADMDGKTTFISRGAEIGASRGMLLVNSVGNDGDKTWKYMGAPADSASVISVGAVDFSGNIASFSSFGPTSDGRIKPEILAKGQNSTVINYYTGEISTASSGTSFSSPIMAGLIACLNQHEGNLLKSSSKTATDNFNTYLKQAIYESADKFNNPTDQYGYGIPNFEVALNSYIASLSVLNNEIINFKIFPNPAESEFLVSTDSLNNYTIQIYTVLGKKVLEKLDSNSKSVDISFLNKGVYILKISKGNQHKTIKLIKK, translated from the coding sequence ATGAAGAAATTACTACTTTTTTTATTTTTAAGTACTTTTATTCAAATTACAGCACAAGAAGATGCTTGGCTTTTTTTAAAAGATAAACCAAGTGAAACTTCTTTTTTAGAAACCCCCTTAACAATGCTTTCTCAAAGAGCATTAGATAGAAGATCTAAACTAAATATTTCTTTAGATTCTAAAGATGTTCCTGTTGAAGAAGCGTACTACAGCCAACTTAAAAATGATGTAAACATTGCTGTTTTAGGGAAATCTAAATGGCTAAATGCGATTCACATTCAAGGAGAAATAAGTGCTATTAATAATTTACGATCCACATATAATTTTATAGATCATATTGAGTTTGCTAATAAATCTTTAAATTTAAACGGAAAATCAAAAGGAAAAAAAATAACACCTAATCATTATAATAAGCTGAATGAAACCTTTATTGATTTTGATTATGGTGCTACCGATAATCAAATTAAAATGTTAAATGGAGATTATTTACATCAGCAAGGTTTAACAGGTGAGGGGCAAATAATAGCTATTATAGATGCCGGTTTTCCTAATGTAAATACCTTAGATGCTTTTAGTAGAATTAGAGATAATGGTCAAATATTAGGAGGTTATGATTTTGTTGAAAGAAGTACTGATTTTTATACGGGCGATAGCCACGGAACAAATGTTTTGTCTACCATTGGTGGTTATATAGAAAACGAATTTGTGGGTGCTGCCCCAGATGCTTCGTTTTATTTGTTTAGAACAGAAAACGGAGCAGTAGAAGTTCCTTTAGAGGAAACTTTATGGGTAGAAGCAGCTGAAAGGGCAGATAGTATTGGGGTAGATGTTATTAATACTTCTCTAGGATATACCACTTTTGATAATCCTAATTACAATTATTCTTACGCAGACATGGATGGTAAAACAACCTTTATTTCTAGAGGAGCAGAAATAGGTGCTTCTCGTGGCATGCTTTTAGTAAATTCGGTAGGTAATGATGGAGATAAAACATGGAAATATATGGGAGCACCTGCAGACTCAGCTTCTGTAATAAGTGTTGGAGCGGTAGATTTTTCTGGTAATATTGCTAGTTTTAGTTCTTTTGGACCAACTTCCGATGGAAGAATAAAACCAGAAATTTTGGCGAAAGGTCAAAATTCTACCGTTATAAATTATTATACAGGAGAAATAAGTACAGCATCTAGCGGAACCTCTTTTTCATCGCCTATTATGGCAGGTTTAATTGCGTGCCTAAATCAGCATGAAGGTAATTTGTTGAAATCATCATCAAAAACAGCTACAGATAATTTTAATACTTATTTAAAACAAGCTATTTATGAATCTGCGGATAAATTTAATAATCCTACGGACCAATATGGATATGGAATTCCGAATTTTGAGGTGGCTTTGAATAGTTATATTGCTAGTTTATCCGTGTTAAACAATGAGATTATCAACTTTAAAATATTTCCAAACCCTGCCGAAAGTGAGTTTCTAGTATCTACAGACAGTTTAAATAATTATACAATTCAGATATACACGGTTCTAGGAAAAAAAGTTCTAGAGAAATTAGATTCGAATTCTAAGTCTGTTGATATTTCTTTTTTAAATAAAGGTGTTTATATCTTAAAGATTTCAAAAGGAAATCAACATAAAACAATAAAGTTGATAAAAAAATAA
- a CDS encoding toxin-antitoxin system YwqK family antitoxin, with the protein MKKKFLLLFCFLVSVSTFSQKDSVVNYLDRNYKKIKKEQATYIQTIVEKDSSWLGTVYFGSGKMKLQGSFKEKNLKTRIGVFKTFDEKGNLKSIQEYNSKGKKEGVYTYFNDNGQNITNGYFLNGKKEGVWNYLDDQENNRARIVFKKGKVLKYNLWDEKGNVLNEKLILFRKPTYKRGDEAFKSKLRQELLSDLKKEGFSTNFLVKFFINESGKIKNIQITPKLDVVFEEKIIDYFSNVEDMEPAIIANRKVKFPLKVPIILNNTKKH; encoded by the coding sequence ATGAAAAAGAAGTTTTTATTATTGTTTTGTTTCCTGGTTTCTGTATCAACTTTTTCTCAAAAAGATTCTGTTGTAAATTATTTAGACAGAAACTATAAGAAAATAAAGAAAGAACAAGCAACATACATTCAAACAATTGTTGAAAAAGATTCTTCTTGGTTAGGCACAGTTTACTTTGGAAGTGGAAAAATGAAACTTCAAGGTTCTTTTAAAGAGAAAAATCTTAAAACAAGAATAGGTGTTTTTAAGACGTTTGATGAAAAAGGAAATTTAAAATCTATTCAAGAATACAATTCCAAAGGAAAAAAGGAAGGTGTTTATACGTATTTTAATGATAACGGACAAAATATTACAAATGGATATTTTCTTAATGGAAAAAAAGAAGGAGTTTGGAATTATTTAGATGATCAAGAAAATAATAGAGCTAGAATTGTTTTTAAAAAAGGCAAAGTATTAAAGTACAATTTATGGGATGAAAAAGGAAATGTTTTAAATGAAAAGTTGATTTTATTTAGAAAACCAACCTATAAACGAGGAGACGAAGCTTTTAAATCAAAATTAAGACAAGAACTATTATCCGATTTAAAGAAAGAAGGTTTTAGCACTAATTTTTTAGTAAAATTTTTTATAAATGAATCTGGAAAAATTAAAAATATTCAGATTACTCCAAAGTTAGATGTTGTTTTTGAAGAAAAAATAATTGATTATTTTAGTAATGTAGAAGATATGGAACCTGCTATTATAGCAAATAGAAAAGTTAAATTCCCGCTAAAAGTCCCGATTATATTAAATAATACAAAAAAGCATTGA
- a CDS encoding nitronate monooxygenase family protein: MKNKITELFKVKYPIVQGGMVWVSGWRLASAVSNAGGLGLIGAGSMYPDVLREHIIKCKKATSKPFGVNVPMLYPEIEKLMDIIVEEGVKIVFTSAGNPKTWTKFLKEKGITVVHVVSSVKFALKAEAAGVDAIVCEGFEAGGHNGREETTTFTLIPMVKEQVKIPVIAAGGIGTGRGMLAAMVLGADGVQIGSRFAATVESSAHINFKNTIIDVKDGDTYLTLKELAPVRLVKNKFYNDVQKLYKQNPSKKNLIELLGRARSKKGMFEGDLEEGELEIGQIAGLIHEIIPVKDVFKEIIDEFNLVNSLIISL; the protein is encoded by the coding sequence ATGAAAAATAAAATCACGGAACTTTTTAAAGTAAAATACCCAATTGTTCAAGGAGGAATGGTTTGGGTGTCTGGTTGGAGATTAGCTTCTGCAGTTTCTAATGCTGGTGGCTTAGGTTTAATTGGTGCAGGTTCTATGTATCCAGATGTTTTAAGAGAACATATTATAAAATGTAAAAAAGCGACTTCTAAACCTTTTGGAGTAAATGTGCCAATGTTGTATCCTGAAATTGAAAAACTTATGGATATTATAGTGGAAGAAGGTGTGAAAATTGTTTTTACTTCTGCAGGAAATCCAAAAACGTGGACTAAATTTTTAAAGGAAAAAGGAATTACAGTTGTGCATGTAGTGAGTTCTGTAAAGTTTGCTTTAAAAGCCGAGGCAGCAGGTGTAGACGCTATTGTTTGTGAAGGTTTTGAAGCAGGCGGACATAATGGGAGAGAAGAAACGACCACTTTTACACTTATACCTATGGTAAAAGAACAAGTTAAAATACCTGTAATTGCAGCTGGTGGAATAGGAACCGGTAGAGGAATGTTGGCTGCTATGGTTTTAGGAGCGGATGGAGTGCAAATAGGAAGTAGATTTGCAGCAACAGTAGAATCTTCTGCACACATAAATTTTAAAAATACTATTATTGATGTTAAAGATGGGGATACTTATTTAACTTTAAAAGAGTTGGCTCCTGTACGTTTGGTGAAAAATAAATTTTATAATGATGTACAAAAATTGTATAAACAAAATCCATCTAAAAAAAATCTTATAGAATTATTAGGAAGAGCAAGATCTAAAAAAGGAATGTTTGAGGGAGATTTAGAGGAAGGGGAGTTAGAAATTGGTCAAATTGCTGGTTTAATTCATGAAATAATTCCTGTTAAAGACGTTTTTAAAGAGATAATTGATGAATTTAACTTAGTTAATTCGTTGATTATTAGTTTATAG
- a CDS encoding alpha/beta hydrolase, which produces MKKIAIYLVPGLAAGPEIFENLELPKDKYEIHYLKWITPVAQEETIANYAMRMCEEVKTENPVLIGVSFGGIMVQEMSKYLDTKKVIIVSSVKHHQELPKRFRVVKFTKAYKFFPTKVVSNFEDYAQYFLGKSLKKRADIYKKYLSVRSKLYLNWSIGTIIRWEQTEKNTNITHIHGTDDHVFPIKNIDNCIEIKGGSHIMIITKAKKISKIIDAILTS; this is translated from the coding sequence ATGAAAAAAATTGCTATTTACCTAGTACCTGGATTAGCTGCTGGACCAGAAATTTTTGAAAACTTAGAATTACCAAAAGACAAATATGAAATTCATTATTTAAAATGGATAACGCCTGTAGCACAAGAAGAAACGATTGCTAACTATGCCATGAGAATGTGTGAAGAAGTTAAAACAGAAAACCCTGTTTTAATTGGTGTTTCTTTTGGGGGAATTATGGTGCAAGAAATGAGTAAATATTTAGACACGAAAAAAGTTATTATCGTTTCTAGTGTAAAACATCATCAAGAACTTCCAAAAAGGTTTCGAGTAGTAAAATTCACAAAAGCATATAAATTTTTTCCAACAAAAGTTGTTTCTAATTTTGAAGATTACGCTCAATATTTTTTAGGAAAATCTTTAAAAAAGAGAGCAGATATTTATAAAAAATATCTTTCGGTTAGAAGTAAATTATACTTAAACTGGTCTATAGGTACTATTATTAGATGGGAACAAACAGAAAAAAACACAAACATAACTCATATTCATGGTACAGATGATCATGTGTTTCCTATTAAAAATATAGATAATTGTATAGAGATTAAAGGCGGAAGCCACATTATGATTATCACGAAAGCAAAAAAAATATCTAAAATTATTGATGCTATTTTAACTTCTTAA